GGCTTCCAGCAGCGACAGCACCGCGCCGGGAAGGAGGTCCAATGAGTCCGGCCCGGCCTTCAGAACGATCCGTTCCGAGCAGACCTGAGGCGTCCCCGGCTCGGGGAGGTTGCAGACGGCGGAGACCTCCGCCGAGACCTTGCGGTCGGTCGAATCCGATTCGCGGATCACAATCGCACGGCAGGGGAATCGGCCGACGACGGTCTCGACGACCGGGCGCAGCGACTCGGCGTCGGGCGTGAGCCGTTCGACGACGAGGTTCGCCAGAACGACCCGGGTGACGGTCGGGTTCTCCAGTTCGGGCCCCCCCACGCGCTCGGCCGCCGGCCCCCAAAGCTGTTCCAGCGTGGAGTCGATCCTGGCCAGAGCAACGGGGATTCCTTGACCTTCCAGGAACGCGTCGGAACTTGCGTCGGGCATGACCGCCTCCGGGATGGGTTCCTCGGGCCGACCCTTCCGGCCCCTGGGGCGTTGCCGTCCGCAGTCGCCCGCCTCAATTCCATAGTACAACAATCACCGACCACGCGGGGGCTGAACGCCTCTTTTTGTCTCTCGCGCGGTTGGTCGCGCTCGTGAACATCTAGACCACAGACGAGTACCTCTCCAGGAGGTGGGATTCGAGGCCAGCGGACCGAGGAAATCACCGCTGGGGCGTGCGATTCGATAGAATCGTCGGCCATGAGCCCAGCAGCCCCCGCCCGTTCGCATCACCCCCATCGCCGTGAATGGACGCTCGTCGCCGCCATGACGGCTCTCGGACTGCTCATTCGAATCTGGGGGCTAGGGAAGCTCGGCCTGGTCCACTTCGACGAGGGGATCTACGCAATCGCCGGCCTCTGGCCCTTGCGGCCGGGAGGGCTCGACCCGATCGCGGTCCCCTACGCTCCTCCAGGATTCCCCTTCCTGATCGGGCTCTTTTACCTGGTCTTCGGCCCGAGCGACGCCGCGGCCATCCTCGTTTCCATCATCGCGGGGACGCTGGCGGTTCCGGTTTCGGCCTGGCTGGCGCGGCGGACCTTCGGGCCGGGGGCCGGCGCGACGGCCTCGGCCCTGGCTGCGCTCTCAGGCTTTCATGTCGCCTTCTCAAGGATGGCGCTGACCGACGCGACGTTCACCCTGGCCTGGCTGTTGGGACTCATTGCCGCCCAGCGCTTTCTCGAAAAGCCCAACCCCGCGACGGCCGTGCTGCTCGGCCTGGCGACCGGGCTGGCGCAACTGGTGAAGTACAGCGGATGGACAGTGGGGATCGCCGTGATGCTGACCGCAGCGGCGATCACGATCCTCGATCCGTCCCGACGAACGACCGCCGACCAGCGCCGGGTCTGGGGATGGGGCCTGTTGGCGGCCGTGGTCGCAGCGATCGTCTACGCCCCCTGGTATCGGTTCGTCGAGACCCACGGCGGCTACGCCGGGCTCATGGCGCACCATCGCGGCTACATGGGGACGCCCGCAAGCTGGCTGCCGCACTGGGCCTTGCAGATTGAGCAGGCGAGCGTCCTCTCCGGCGGTTTCTCGTGGAACCTGGCGGCGGTCGTCGCGGCCGCGGTGGGGATCTGGATCGTTGGAGCAGGGGAGCCGACGAATGGAGAAAGCGAGGGACCGCGCAGCGGCCGGATGAGGGGGGATCGGCGTCGGATTGAAGACTCCGCGCCGGATGCGCTTCCGAATCCGGTCGCCCCCTCATCCGGCCCTTCGGGCCACCTTCCCCCGCGAGGGGGGAAGGCCGTGATCCCTTTGCTCGTCCTCGGCGCCGCGACGGTCGTTGCACCGACCACCCTCTGGTGGATCGGCCTGGCGCTCGCGGCGTTCGCCTGGCGCGACGCCTCGCCGGGACTTCGATTGCTGGCCGTGGCGTGGGTCGGACTGTCAGTCCTGACACCGTTCTATCATCCTTACGCGCGGTTATGGCTGCCGATCCAGGCGCTGGGGTGGATCGCCGTGGCGGGGATCGTCGGCGAGTTGATCCGGCCTGCCGAGGCGCCTCGATGGCGGACTCCGTTCGTCCTTGCCTGCTGCGTAGCGGCGGTCGTGCAGACGTTCCTGATGGGGCCCCTGTTCGGGAAGGTCGGCGACAGGGCAGGGCTGCTCGCCCCGAGCGATTCGCTCCGGACATCGACCTCCCGCGCGTTGGCCGATCTCCCCGAGGCCGCGCCGGGCCTCCGGGTGCTGGCGCGGCCTCCAGTCTCCTTCTATATAGGAGGCCGTGCGGCGGCGCGGGTTGAGCCGGACGTCGAGGGTCTGCTGCGCGTTCCCGGCGGCGCGTGGGCCCTTGTGGACGCAGCGCAGCTCCGTCAATCTGGTGACGTGGACGGCCTCGTCGCGAGGCTGTCGCAAGGTTGGGAGCGGGTCGGCGAATATCCTACATCGCTGAACCTGCCGACGCAGCTGGACGTCGACCCCGGCGCAGCGGCTCGTCCGCGGCCGAGAGAGGCCGACGCGCCGCTCTGGTTGTTCCGTCCCCGTCCGGGAGTCCGCTGATGGGCATCTCGCTTCCGCTCTTCCCGTCGCTTTGGCCCGACCCGGACGCCCTGGGTACGATCACCGACCTGTACGAACTGACGATGCTGGCCGGCTACCTGGCCGAGGGGATGGGGGGGCAGTCCGCGACGTTCGAGGTTTTCGTCCGCCGGTTCCCGCCCAACCGGTCGTTTCTGGTTTTCGCCGGGCTGGAACAGGCGATCGGCGACCTGTCGCGGCTGGCTTTCTCGAACGAGCAAGTGGAAGCACTCCGCCGCTGGCCGGCGTTCCAGAGCCAGCCGGCCACGTTCTTCGAGACCCTCCGCCGCTTCCGGTTTGAGGGAGACGTCTTCGCCGTCCCCGAGGGGACCATCGTCTTCCCGGGCGAGACGCTCGTCCGCGTGACGGCCCCCCTCCCGCAGGCGCAGTGGGTGGAGACGTTCCTGCTGGCCTCGCTGGGATACCAGACGCTCGTAGCCTCGAAGGCCGCGCGGGTGGTCCTGGCCGCGCGAGGGAAGTCGTTGTTCGAGTTCGGCGCCCGCCGCGCCCACGGCCCCCAGGCCGGGCTGCTGGCGGCGCGGGCGGCCTACCTGGCGGGTTTCGATTCCACCAGCCACGTCGAGGCCGCACGGTTGCTGAACATCCCGTGCGTCGGCACGATGGCCCACTCGTGGGTCCAGTCGTTCCCGACCGAGGCCGAGGCGTTCGAGGCGTACGCCCGGGTCTTCCCCAACACGACGACGCTGTTGGTCGACACTTACGACACGCTCGAAGGCGTCCGGAAGGCCGCATCGATCGCGCCGCCGAACTCGGCCGTCCGGATCGACAGCGGCGACGTGGGCGAGCTCGCCGCGCGTTCGCGGGCGATCCTCGACGAGGCCGGCCGGTCCGACGTGAAGATCATGGCCTCGGGCGACCTGGACGAAGAGGCGCTGGAGAGGCTTTCCGCTGCCGGCGCGCCGATCGACGGCTACGGGATCGGCACTGAGCTGGTCACCTCACGCGACGCGCCGGCGATCTCAATGGTCTACAAGTTGGTGGAGCTGGACGGGCGGGGGAGGTACAAGCTCGCCCCTGGCAAGAAGACGTACCCGATGGCCAAGCAGGTCTACCGCCGCCGCGACGCCGACGGCCGCTTCGCCGGCGATCTCGTCACTCGCGCCGACGAACCCGCGCCCGAGGGCTTCGAACCGCTATTAACGCCGGTCATGCGCGGCGGCGAACCCATCCCCCACCATCTCTCCCTGGCTGAAGCCCGTATCCGATGCCGGGCCCAGCTCGCGGCCCTCCCCGACGACCTGAGATCCCTTCACACCCAGGCCGGCTACCCCGTCGATTACAGCGATCGCCTCGAAGCCGAGGCCGCGCGGTTGATGAGGTTGTAACGCTACACCCGCGCAGGGCCGGAGTGCCTGGACGCTCGCGCGTCACGACGAGCGATCACAAGTGCACCGCCGCGTCGGGCGTTGATGCGATCCGGGCGGAGGCCGTGGCCTCCGCCCGCTCGCCAGGTTCATGGGCTGTCACGAGCACGATCGCCCAACCTCTCAGAGGAAGATGGGCTGGTTGTTGTTGACGGCGTCGAAGATGTTCTTCAGCGCCTCCTGGTAGATCCGGTCCGGGCCCGAGGCGATGGTCTTGGGATGCGCGATCAGCTCCAGGATGGCCGCGTTGAGGAACTGCTGGACGGTGTAGCTGGTACCGGTGAAGCCATGGCCCGCAAGCTGGGTCAGGTGGCTGGCCGTGAGCGTGGAGACGGCTGGGAGGTAGATCAGCGAGCCGGCGGCCACATAGCCCGCCAGGACGTTGAACTCCGTCGCAAGCATCTGGGCCGACAACATGTACGCCATGTTGGTGGCCGTCGCGTTCTGCAGGTAGTTGTTGATGAAGCTGTAGGAATTAAGATCCGAGAGCTTCACGTAGTTGCCGTTGGCATCGACCAGGACCGATTTGGTCATGTCGCACGGGTTGACCAGCGCGCCTTTGGCGCCGAACAACGGGTCGTAGAAGCTCGCGAGCAACGTCGTGCCTCCGGTCTTTCCAGTCAAGACCTTCTGGCCGTTCTTGTTGCCCCAGAAACCGATCGTCTTCCCGTCCTGGGCCCCGAGGACCGTGGCCGTCTCGTTGACGCCGTCGTCCTGGGCGCCGTTGTTGTTGACGTCGCCGCTGTACACGGCTACCCACGTGTAGTTGCCGGTCTGCAGCGCCAGCTTGCCGCTGGGGTTGTTCCCCATGGTCTTCGTATCGTAAACGCCATTCCCGTTCACGGTGATCGTGTTGGTGTACACGATGCTGCTGTCGGGCGCCTTGAGCGTAAAGACGATCGTGCCGGTCGGAATGTAACCACCGGAGAGAGTGGCCTTATCATTGAGGACCACGATCCCCACCACGCCGCTGACCGGGTAAGCCTGCGTCGTGATCGTCGGGTCGGCCTTGTCGACCGTGAAGTGCTCGTCAACACTCACGGCCCCGAAATAGTTGTCGTCGCCGGCGACCGAGGCGTTGTACGTGTAGTTGCCCGCGCCAAGCGCCCCGCTGGCCGTCGACGTCGCGTTGAATCCGCCCTCGGTCGAACCGCTGCCGATCGAGTTGCCCTGGAGCGTGAAGCTGATCGTGGGAATCGCGAACCCCGCCACCGCGCCGGTCACCGTCGCGTTGTCGTGGGTGTTGGTTCCCACCGCCACGTGCGCGCCCTCGGCGATTACGTTGTGGGCTGCGTCGTGCACCGTCGTCGAAATGGACAGCCTCGCCTTGTCGACGAAGAAGTGCTCGTCGACGCTGGTCGCGCCAATGTAGTTGTCGTCGCCGGCGATCGAGGCGTTGTAGGTGTAGCTGCCCGCCCCGAGCGGACTGCTACCGACCGACGTCGCGTCGAACCCGTCGTCGGTCGGGCCGCTGCCGATCGAGTTGCCCTGGAGCGTGAAGCTGATCGTGGGAATCGCGAACCCCGCCACCGCGCCGGTCACCGTCGCGTTGTCGTGAGTCGACGTCCCCAACGACACATGGCCGTTCTCGGCAATCACGTTGTGGGCTGCGTCGTGCAGCGTCGTCGAAATGGACAGCCTCGCCTTGTCGACGATGAACGGCTCGACGTCGCTCGTCGTCGACTGATAGTTGACATCGCCGCTATAAACGGTGATGAAGCTGTAGGAACCAGCCGCGAGCGGGCCCTGGATCGCCGACTTGGGGATCGTACCGTCGGGATTGAGGTTCACCACCTGGTCGGTGTGCGGCCCGGTGCCGTCGATCGTCGTATAGTACTGGTAGGTCAAAGTGCCGGTGGCGGGCAATCCGGCTAACTGGCCCGACAAGACCGAAGTGTCGTAGATCGAGGTTCCCAGCGACACATGGCTGTTGAT
The Paludisphaera rhizosphaerae DNA segment above includes these coding regions:
- a CDS encoding ArnT family glycosyltransferase — encoded protein: MSPAAPARSHHPHRREWTLVAAMTALGLLIRIWGLGKLGLVHFDEGIYAIAGLWPLRPGGLDPIAVPYAPPGFPFLIGLFYLVFGPSDAAAILVSIIAGTLAVPVSAWLARRTFGPGAGATASALAALSGFHVAFSRMALTDATFTLAWLLGLIAAQRFLEKPNPATAVLLGLATGLAQLVKYSGWTVGIAVMLTAAAITILDPSRRTTADQRRVWGWGLLAAVVAAIVYAPWYRFVETHGGYAGLMAHHRGYMGTPASWLPHWALQIEQASVLSGGFSWNLAAVVAAAVGIWIVGAGEPTNGESEGPRSGRMRGDRRRIEDSAPDALPNPVAPSSGPSGHLPPRGGKAVIPLLVLGAATVVAPTTLWWIGLALAAFAWRDASPGLRLLAVAWVGLSVLTPFYHPYARLWLPIQALGWIAVAGIVGELIRPAEAPRWRTPFVLACCVAAVVQTFLMGPLFGKVGDRAGLLAPSDSLRTSTSRALADLPEAAPGLRVLARPPVSFYIGGRAAARVEPDVEGLLRVPGGAWALVDAAQLRQSGDVDGLVARLSQGWERVGEYPTSLNLPTQLDVDPGAAARPRPREADAPLWLFRPRPGVR
- a CDS encoding nicotinate phosphoribosyltransferase encodes the protein MGISLPLFPSLWPDPDALGTITDLYELTMLAGYLAEGMGGQSATFEVFVRRFPPNRSFLVFAGLEQAIGDLSRLAFSNEQVEALRRWPAFQSQPATFFETLRRFRFEGDVFAVPEGTIVFPGETLVRVTAPLPQAQWVETFLLASLGYQTLVASKAARVVLAARGKSLFEFGARRAHGPQAGLLAARAAYLAGFDSTSHVEAARLLNIPCVGTMAHSWVQSFPTEAEAFEAYARVFPNTTTLLVDTYDTLEGVRKAASIAPPNSAVRIDSGDVGELAARSRAILDEAGRSDVKIMASGDLDEEALERLSAAGAPIDGYGIGTELVTSRDAPAISMVYKLVELDGRGRYKLAPGKKTYPMAKQVYRRRDADGRFAGDLVTRADEPAPEGFEPLLTPVMRGGEPIPHHLSLAEARIRCRAQLAALPDDLRSLHTQAGYPVDYSDRLEAEAARLMRL
- a CDS encoding Ig-like domain-containing protein; its protein translation is MSNTPLDLTTLGSSGVINGAIYRQGETQPAGSGELDSFVRVQNSPQEQGFNTDGTPQFDTKSGAFTHSLTLSAVPLVSIDGKVYREFVLDINQEKNEPLLSLDQVQIFLGAAGNLTSYPNLGTLIYDSGEENWVKLNYSLAPGSGGADMYLDVPNELFTGANQYVYLYSHFGAQNLNDGDTVGSSNDGYEEWATPTLGGTTSTITTTIHNDATDTVIPVNSVVPAGTSTHDSATVTGNGSKVPTGSVTFTFYSTIDGTGPSVGAGTVMLDPSGVAHPSDASGALTPGSYSYRAHYNGDSTYLPSDSAVEPFTVTTIQTSLATTLHNASNDAVVPINSHVSLGTSIYDTSVLSGQLAGLPATGTLTYQYYTTIDGTGPHTDQVVNLNPDGTIPKSAIQGPLAAGSYSFITVYSGDVNYQSTTSDVEPFIVDKARLSISTTLHDAAHNVIAENGHVSLGTSTHDNATVTGAVAGFAIPTISFTLQGNSIGSGPTDDGFDATSVGSSPLGAGSYTYNASIAGDDNYIGATSVDEHFFVDKARLSISTTVHDAAHNVIAEGAHVAVGTNTHDNATVTGAVAGFAIPTISFTLQGNSIGSGSTEGGFNATSTASGALGAGNYTYNASVAGDDNYFGAVSVDEHFTVDKADPTITTQAYPVSGVVGIVVLNDKATLSGGYIPTGTIVFTLKAPDSSIVYTNTITVNGNGVYDTKTMGNNPSGKLALQTGNYTWVAVYSGDVNNNGAQDDGVNETATVLGAQDGKTIGFWGNKNGQKVLTGKTGGTTLLASFYDPLFGAKGALVNPCDMTKSVLVDANGNYVKLSDLNSYSFINNYLQNATATNMAYMLSAQMLATEFNVLAGYVAAGSLIYLPAVSTLTASHLTQLAGHGFTGTSYTVQQFLNAAILELIAHPKTIASGPDRIYQEALKNIFDAVNNNQPIFL